A single region of the Pseudomonas sp. B21-023 genome encodes:
- a CDS encoding ABC transporter ATP-binding protein: MSLLQINNLNVRFGDANAVPVVDGLDLSVDAGEILAIVGESGSGKSVTMMALMGLIEAPGRITADVLDFAGTNMLKLSGRQRRKVVGKDIAMVFQDPMTALNPSYTVGYQIEEVLRQHLGLKGKAARQRALELLKKVEIPAAESRLDAYPHQLSGGMSQRVAIAMAIAGEPKLLIADEPTTALDVTIQAQIMELLVNLQKERNMALILITHDLAVVAETAKRVCVMYAGQAVEVGQVPELFDIPAHPYSEALLAAIPEHSIGAERLATLPGIVPGRYDRPQGCLLSPRCPYVQENCRRQRPALDPQAHSLVRCFYPLNQEVA; the protein is encoded by the coding sequence ATGTCACTGTTGCAGATCAACAACCTGAACGTGCGCTTCGGCGACGCCAATGCCGTGCCCGTGGTGGACGGCCTCGACCTGAGCGTGGATGCCGGCGAGATCCTCGCCATCGTCGGCGAGTCGGGCTCGGGCAAGTCGGTGACCATGATGGCCCTGATGGGGCTGATCGAAGCCCCCGGGCGCATCACCGCGGACGTGCTCGACTTCGCCGGCACCAACATGCTCAAGCTCAGCGGCCGCCAGCGCCGCAAGGTGGTGGGCAAGGACATCGCCATGGTCTTCCAGGACCCGATGACCGCGCTCAACCCCAGCTATACCGTGGGCTACCAGATCGAGGAAGTGCTGCGCCAGCACCTGGGCCTCAAGGGCAAGGCAGCGCGTCAGCGTGCGCTGGAGCTGCTGAAGAAGGTCGAGATCCCGGCCGCCGAAAGCCGCCTCGACGCCTACCCGCACCAGCTGTCCGGCGGCATGAGCCAGCGCGTGGCCATCGCCATGGCCATCGCCGGCGAGCCAAAACTGCTGATCGCCGACGAACCGACCACCGCGCTGGACGTGACCATCCAGGCGCAGATCATGGAGCTGCTGGTCAACCTGCAAAAAGAGCGCAACATGGCGCTCATTCTCATCACCCACGACCTGGCCGTGGTCGCCGAAACCGCCAAGCGCGTGTGCGTGATGTACGCAGGGCAAGCAGTCGAAGTCGGCCAGGTGCCGGAGCTGTTCGACATCCCCGCCCACCCGTACAGCGAAGCGCTGCTGGCGGCCATTCCCGAGCACAGCATCGGCGCCGAACGCCTGGCCACCCTGCCCGGCATCGTCCCGGGGCGCTATGACCGCCCGCAGGGTTGCCTGCTGTCGCCACGCTGCCCCTATGTGCAGGAAAACTGCCGCCGGCAGCGCCCGGCCCTTGATCCCCAGGCCCACAGCCTGGTGCGTTGCTTCTATCCGCTGAACCAGGAGGTGGCGTGA
- a CDS encoding ABC transporter permease subunit, translating to MTSPIPKSVTPPSVVDQSLLYPSPYKEFWQAFSRNKGAVAGLAFMCLVVFCALFAPWVAPHNPSEQYRDFLLTPPVWLEGGTWQFILGTDELGRDLLSRLIQGARLSLLIGLSSVVMSLIPGILLGLLAGFFPQILGPSIMRLMDVMLALPSLLLAVAIVAILGPGLINTVIAIAIVSLPSYVRLTRAAVMGELNRDYVTAARLAGAGLPRLMFVTVLPNCMAPLIVQATLSFSSAILDAAALGFLGLGVQPPTPEWGTMLASARDYIERAWWVVSLPGLTILLSVLAINLMGDGLRDALDPKLKNAA from the coding sequence ATGACCAGCCCGATTCCAAAATCCGTCACCCCGCCCAGCGTGGTCGACCAAAGCTTGCTCTACCCCTCGCCGTACAAAGAATTCTGGCAGGCCTTCTCGCGCAACAAGGGCGCGGTGGCCGGCCTGGCGTTCATGTGCCTGGTGGTGTTCTGCGCCCTGTTCGCCCCCTGGGTGGCGCCGCACAACCCCAGCGAGCAATACCGCGACTTCCTGCTCACACCGCCGGTATGGCTCGAAGGCGGTACCTGGCAGTTCATCCTCGGTACCGACGAACTGGGCCGCGACCTGCTCTCGCGGCTGATCCAGGGCGCCCGACTGTCGCTGTTGATCGGCCTGTCGTCGGTGGTGATGTCGCTGATCCCAGGCATCCTGCTGGGCCTGCTGGCCGGATTCTTCCCGCAGATCCTCGGCCCCTCGATCATGCGCCTGATGGACGTGATGCTGGCGCTGCCCTCGCTGCTGCTGGCCGTGGCCATCGTCGCCATCCTCGGCCCAGGCCTGATCAACACCGTGATCGCCATCGCCATCGTCTCGCTGCCGTCCTACGTGCGCCTGACCCGCGCCGCGGTGATGGGCGAACTGAACCGCGACTACGTCACCGCCGCGCGCCTGGCCGGTGCCGGGCTGCCGCGGCTGATGTTCGTCACCGTGCTGCCCAACTGCATGGCGCCGCTGATCGTGCAGGCCACCCTGAGCTTCTCCTCGGCAATCCTCGACGCTGCGGCCCTGGGCTTCCTCGGCCTCGGCGTGCAGCCGCCAACCCCCGAGTGGGGCACCATGCTGGCCTCGGCCCGCGACTACATCGAACGCGCCTGGTGGGTGGTGAGCCTGCCCGGCCTGACCATTTTGCTCAGTGTGCTGGCAATCAACCTGATGGGCGACGGCCTGCGCGACGCGCTGGACCCGAAACTCAAGAACGCCGCCTGA
- a CDS encoding ABC transporter permease subunit, whose amino-acid sequence MLSFIARRLGLLIPTFFGITLLTFALIRLIPGDPVEVMMGERRVDPEMHAQAMERLGLNKPLPAQYLDYVGKLAQGDLGESLRTRESVWNEFLTLFPATLELAMAALLFAGVIGLLAGVIAALKRGSLFDHGVMGISLAGYSMPIFWWGLILIMFFSVSLGWTPVSGRIDLLYDIEPKTGFMLIDTLLSDEEGAFKDAVMHLILPAIVLGTIPLAVIARMTRSSMLEVLREDYIRTARAKGLSPSRVVFIHGLRNALIPVLTVFGLQVGTLLAGAVLTETIFSWPGIGKWLIEAIGARDYPVVQNGILLIACLVILVNFVVDILYGLANPRIRHQR is encoded by the coding sequence ATGTTGAGTTTTATTGCCCGACGCCTGGGTCTGCTGATTCCGACCTTCTTCGGTATCACCCTGCTGACCTTCGCGCTCATACGCCTGATCCCCGGCGACCCCGTCGAAGTGATGATGGGCGAACGCCGGGTCGACCCCGAAATGCATGCCCAGGCCATGGAACGCCTGGGCCTGAACAAGCCGCTGCCGGCCCAGTACCTGGACTATGTCGGCAAGCTCGCCCAGGGCGATCTGGGCGAATCCCTGCGCACCCGTGAAAGCGTATGGAACGAATTCCTCACCCTGTTCCCGGCCACCCTGGAGCTGGCCATGGCCGCCCTGCTGTTCGCCGGGGTCATCGGCCTGCTGGCCGGGGTGATCGCCGCGCTCAAGCGCGGCTCGCTGTTCGACCACGGGGTGATGGGCATCTCCCTGGCCGGCTACTCGATGCCGATCTTCTGGTGGGGCCTGATCCTGATCATGTTCTTCTCGGTGAGCCTGGGCTGGACGCCAGTCTCCGGGCGCATCGACCTGCTCTACGACATCGAGCCGAAGACCGGCTTCATGCTCATCGACACCCTGCTCAGCGACGAGGAAGGCGCGTTCAAGGACGCGGTGATGCACCTGATCCTGCCGGCCATCGTGCTGGGCACCATTCCGCTGGCGGTAATCGCCCGCATGACCCGTTCGTCGATGCTTGAGGTGCTGCGTGAGGACTACATCCGTACCGCCCGCGCCAAGGGCCTGTCGCCGTCGCGCGTGGTGTTCATCCACGGCCTGCGCAACGCGCTGATCCCGGTACTCACCGTGTTCGGCCTGCAGGTCGGCACACTGCTGGCCGGCGCCGTGCTCACCGAAACCATCTTTTCCTGGCCGGGCATCGGCAAATGGCTGATCGAGGCCATCGGTGCCCGTGACTACCCCGTGGTCCAGAACGGCATCCTGTTGATCGCCTGCCTGGTGATTCTGGTCAACTTCGTCGTGGATATCCTCTACGGCCTGGCCAACCCACGCATCCGTCATCAGCGCTGA
- a CDS encoding ABC transporter substrate-binding protein produces MKSLPLRAALAAVILGAASNLAAKPLVVCTEASPEGFDIVQYTTAVTADATAEAIFNRLVDFKPGTTEIQPALATSWDVSPDGLVYTFHLREGVKFHTTDYFKPTRDFNADDVLWSLNRQLKKDHPWHDKTSVGYPYFESMAFKDLLKSVEKTDDHTVVITLTRPEAPFLRDLAMAFTSIYSAEYGDQLLKAGKTGDLNSKPVGTGPFVFQRYNKDANVRYKANPDYFRGKPPADALIFAIATDSNVRLQKLRANECQIALYPKPDDVPGIKTDPKLKVAEIEALVTGYISMNTQHKYLSDVRVRKAIDMAFDRQTHVDQLFGKGNALVGVNPYPPTMIGYNTDNKNPPHDLDKARALLKEAGVPEGTVITLFTRNGGGPTNPNPRLSAEMLQSDLAKIGIKLDIRVMEWAEMLRRAKKGEADLVSAGWAGDNGDPDNFLTPMLSCDAVKSGENYARWCNQKFQDLITRAREVIDNDERARLYNEALAVYDEDQPWISMAHPKMFTAMRENVEGYVINPLTNNNFATTKVK; encoded by the coding sequence ATGAAATCGCTACCGCTACGCGCTGCCCTGGCAGCCGTCATCCTGGGCGCCGCATCGAATCTGGCGGCCAAGCCGCTGGTGGTGTGCACCGAAGCCAGCCCGGAAGGCTTCGACATCGTCCAGTACACCACCGCCGTCACCGCCGACGCCACGGCCGAGGCCATCTTCAACCGCCTGGTCGACTTCAAGCCCGGCACCACCGAGATCCAGCCGGCCCTGGCCACCAGTTGGGACGTCAGCCCCGACGGCCTGGTCTACACCTTCCACCTGCGCGAAGGCGTCAAGTTCCACACCACCGACTACTTCAAGCCCACCCGCGACTTCAATGCCGATGACGTGCTGTGGAGCCTGAACCGTCAGCTGAAGAAAGACCATCCGTGGCACGACAAGACCAGCGTCGGCTACCCCTACTTCGAGAGCATGGCCTTCAAGGACCTGCTCAAGTCGGTCGAGAAGACCGACGATCACACCGTGGTGATCACCCTGACCCGCCCGGAAGCGCCTTTCCTGCGGGACCTGGCCATGGCCTTCACCTCGATCTACTCCGCCGAGTACGGCGACCAGCTGCTCAAGGCCGGCAAGACCGGCGACCTCAACAGCAAGCCGGTCGGCACCGGCCCGTTCGTGTTCCAGCGCTACAACAAGGACGCCAACGTCCGCTACAAGGCCAACCCGGACTACTTCCGTGGCAAGCCGCCCGCCGACGCGCTGATCTTCGCCATCGCCACCGACAGCAACGTGCGCCTGCAGAAACTGCGCGCCAACGAATGCCAGATCGCCTTGTATCCCAAGCCTGACGACGTGCCGGGGATCAAGACCGACCCGAAACTCAAGGTCGCCGAGATCGAGGCGCTGGTTACCGGCTACATCTCGATGAACACCCAGCACAAGTACCTGAGCGATGTGCGCGTGCGCAAGGCGATCGACATGGCCTTCGACCGCCAGACCCACGTCGACCAGCTGTTCGGCAAGGGCAACGCCCTGGTTGGGGTCAACCCGTATCCGCCGACCATGATCGGCTACAACACCGACAACAAGAACCCGCCCCACGACCTCGACAAGGCCCGCGCCCTGCTCAAGGAAGCCGGTGTGCCGGAGGGCACGGTGATCACCCTGTTCACCCGCAACGGCGGCGGCCCGACCAACCCCAACCCGCGCCTGTCCGCCGAAATGCTGCAGTCGGACCTGGCCAAGATCGGCATCAAGCTCGACATCCGTGTGATGGAGTGGGCCGAGATGCTGCGGCGCGCCAAGAAGGGCGAGGCCGACCTGGTGTCGGCGGGCTGGGCCGGCGACAACGGCGACCCGGACAACTTCCTCACGCCGATGCTCAGCTGTGACGCGGTGAAAAGCGGCGAGAACTATGCCCGCTGGTGCAACCAGAAGTTCCAGGACCTGATCACCCGCGCCCGCGAAGTGATCGACAACGATGAACGCGCCAGGCTCTATAACGAGGCCTTGGCGGTGTACGATGAAGACCAGCCGTGGATCAGCATGGCCCACCCGAAAATGTTCACCGCCATGCGCGAGAACGTCGAAGGCTATGTGATCAACCCACTGACCAACAACAACTTCGCCACCACCAAGGTGAAGTAG
- a CDS encoding OprD family porin, producing the protein MLIRTTTTALALSVGAFCALAQAEPASQDFVPFALKSSSEQAEAKGFIDGQSLSGSTRNWYARERATRAPLWKYTKGDGTRHDTHSRDNWLQGTILNYSSGFTEGTVGFAVEAAAYNAIALEQGRAAVAGPNNRTLTHSDGDPIGQWSKMGLGNVKARISNTTLTVGRQSVDTPMIAYIGNRALPSSFQGAFLHSAEFENLSFDVGTFDRVSPRTEQSLSKFRSEYGAAGVETDRASTVGINYQPLKSLTTSLYATKVDDFWNQYYFGANHVLGDSAVLSLTTGLNYYKTVDEGSKKMGEIDNDTYSLSFGLTHQAHTLTASWQQVNGNEYFDYLHETNGIYLANSLLSDFNGPNEKSLQISYVLNMAPYGVPGLKFNVYNARGWDIDGTHYKGTAYDVRGQDGENHYEWGIGTSYAVQSGMLKDTTIRATYTAHRASKAQSDGSLDEFRVVTTIPFNIL; encoded by the coding sequence ATGTTGATTCGTACCACAACCACCGCACTGGCCTTGTCCGTCGGCGCCTTCTGCGCCCTCGCCCAGGCCGAACCCGCAAGCCAGGACTTCGTGCCGTTCGCGCTCAAGTCCAGCAGCGAACAGGCCGAAGCCAAAGGCTTCATCGATGGCCAGAGCCTGTCCGGCAGCACCCGCAACTGGTATGCCCGCGAACGCGCCACCCGCGCGCCGCTGTGGAAGTACACCAAGGGCGACGGCACCCGCCACGACACCCACAGCCGCGACAACTGGCTGCAGGGCACCATCCTCAACTACAGCTCGGGCTTCACCGAAGGCACCGTCGGCTTTGCGGTGGAGGCCGCCGCCTACAATGCCATCGCCCTCGAGCAGGGCCGCGCCGCCGTGGCCGGCCCGAACAACCGTACCCTGACCCACAGCGACGGCGACCCGATCGGCCAGTGGAGCAAGATGGGCCTGGGCAACGTCAAGGCGCGCATCTCCAACACCACGCTGACCGTCGGTCGCCAGTCGGTCGACACGCCGATGATCGCCTACATCGGTAACCGTGCCTTGCCATCGAGCTTCCAGGGCGCGTTCCTGCACAGCGCCGAGTTCGAGAACCTGTCGTTCGACGTGGGTACCTTCGACCGCGTTTCGCCACGTACCGAGCAGAGCCTGAGCAAGTTCCGCAGCGAGTACGGCGCCGCCGGGGTCGAGACCGACCGAGCCAGCACCGTCGGCATCAACTACCAGCCGCTCAAGAGCCTGACCACCAGCCTCTACGCGACCAAGGTCGACGACTTCTGGAACCAGTACTACTTCGGCGCCAACCACGTGCTGGGCGACAGCGCGGTGCTGAGCCTGACCACCGGTCTGAACTACTACAAGACCGTGGACGAAGGCAGCAAGAAGATGGGCGAGATCGACAACGACACCTACAGCCTGTCGTTCGGCCTGACCCACCAGGCCCACACCCTCACCGCCTCCTGGCAGCAGGTCAACGGCAACGAGTACTTCGACTACCTGCATGAGACCAACGGCATCTACCTGGCCAACTCCCTGCTGTCGGACTTCAACGGCCCGAACGAGAAATCGCTGCAGATCAGCTATGTGCTGAACATGGCGCCCTATGGCGTGCCAGGCCTGAAGTTCAACGTCTACAACGCCCGCGGCTGGGATATCGACGGTACCCACTACAAGGGCACCGCCTATGACGTCCGGGGCCAGGACGGCGAGAACCACTACGAGTGGGGCATCGGCACCAGCTACGCGGTGCAGAGCGGCATGCTGAAGGACACCACCATCCGCGCCACCTATACCGCCCACCGTGCCAGCAAGGCGCAGAGCGACGGCAGTCTCGACGAGTTCCGTGTCGTCACCACCATTCCGTTCAACATCCTCTGA
- a CDS encoding ABC transporter substrate-binding protein, giving the protein MRLTTLSSTLLALGLLSQAPASLANNLVFCSEGSPAGFDTAQYTAATDNDAAEPIYNRLVEFERGGTAVQPGLATDWQVSEDGLKYTFHLRPGVKFHGNKDFKPSRDFNADDVLFTFNRMLDKDHPFRKAYPTEFPYFISMGLDKNIAKVEKTDPLTVVFTLNKVDAAFLQNIAMAFASILSAEYADHLLAGGKASDINQKPIGTGPFVFQRYQKDSQIRFKGNKDYWAPDRVKIDNLVFSINVDPSVRIQKLRRNECQITLHPRPADLPALKEDGKLQVMTQPGFNLGYIAYNTQHPPFDRLEVRQAMDMAVNKQAIIQAVYQDAGQTAVNAMPPTQWSYDKSIKDAPFDPEKAKQLLKQAGVKEDTEITLWAMPVQRPYNPNAKLMAEMLQSDWSKLGFKVRIVSYEWGEYLKRMKSGEHDIALIGWTGDNGDPDNWLGTLFSCDAIGSNNYSLWCDSQYDALVKKAKQVTDRDQRTSLYEQAQQRLKQQVPITPVAHSTVNQPLSISVKDFKVSPFGRNVFSGVSID; this is encoded by the coding sequence ATGCGCCTGACCACACTGAGCTCCACCCTGCTTGCCCTCGGCCTGCTGAGCCAGGCTCCCGCGAGCCTCGCCAACAACCTGGTGTTCTGCTCCGAAGGCAGCCCGGCGGGCTTCGACACCGCCCAGTACACCGCGGCCACCGACAACGACGCCGCCGAACCGATCTACAACCGCCTGGTCGAGTTCGAGCGTGGCGGCACCGCCGTGCAGCCGGGCCTGGCCACCGACTGGCAGGTGTCCGAGGACGGCCTGAAGTACACCTTCCACCTGCGACCCGGGGTGAAGTTCCATGGCAACAAGGACTTCAAGCCCAGCCGCGACTTCAACGCCGACGACGTGCTGTTCACCTTCAACCGCATGCTCGACAAGGACCACCCCTTCCGCAAGGCCTACCCCACCGAATTCCCGTACTTCATCAGCATGGGGCTGGACAAGAACATCGCCAAGGTCGAGAAGACCGATCCGCTCACCGTGGTCTTCACCCTCAACAAGGTCGACGCCGCGTTCCTGCAGAACATCGCCATGGCCTTCGCCTCGATTCTCTCCGCCGAGTACGCCGACCACCTGCTGGCCGGCGGCAAGGCCAGCGATATCAACCAGAAGCCGATCGGCACCGGCCCCTTCGTGTTCCAGCGCTACCAGAAGGATTCGCAGATCCGCTTCAAGGGCAACAAGGACTACTGGGCACCTGACCGGGTGAAGATCGACAACCTGGTGTTCTCGATCAACGTCGACCCGTCGGTGCGCATCCAGAAGCTGCGCCGCAACGAGTGCCAGATCACCCTGCATCCACGCCCGGCCGACCTGCCCGCGCTCAAGGAAGACGGCAAGCTGCAGGTAATGACGCAACCCGGTTTCAACCTTGGCTACATCGCCTACAACACCCAGCACCCCCCCTTCGACCGGCTGGAAGTGCGCCAGGCCATGGACATGGCGGTGAACAAGCAGGCGATCATCCAGGCGGTCTACCAGGATGCCGGCCAGACAGCCGTCAACGCCATGCCGCCAACCCAGTGGTCCTACGACAAATCGATCAAGGACGCCCCCTTCGACCCGGAAAAAGCCAAGCAGCTGCTCAAGCAGGCCGGGGTCAAGGAAGACACAGAGATCACCCTGTGGGCCATGCCGGTACAGCGCCCCTACAACCCCAACGCCAAGTTGATGGCCGAAATGCTCCAGTCCGACTGGAGCAAGCTCGGTTTCAAGGTGCGCATCGTCAGCTACGAATGGGGCGAATACCTCAAGCGCATGAAGAGCGGCGAGCATGACATCGCCCTGATCGGCTGGACCGGCGACAACGGTGACCCGGACAACTGGCTCGGCACCCTGTTCAGCTGCGACGCCATCGGCAGCAACAACTACTCCTTGTGGTGCGATTCGCAATACGACGCGCTGGTGAAAAAAGCCAAGCAGGTCACCGACCGAGACCAGCGCACCAGCCTCTACGAACAAGCCCAGCAACGTCTCAAGCAACAGGTGCCGATCACCCCGGTCGCGCACTCCACGGTCAACCAGCCGCTGAGCATCAGCGTGAAAGACTTCAAGGTCAGCCCCTTCGGACGCAACGTTTTCTCCGGCGTCAGCATCGATTGA
- a CDS encoding ABC transporter substrate-binding protein — translation MLKHAVIPFLVGAGLLAGAPSALAASNLVFCSEGSPAGFDPGQYTTGTDFDASAETIFNRLTQFERGGTKVIPGLATSWDVSDDGKTYTFHLREGVKFHTTDYFKPTRDFNADDVLFTFNRMLDKDQPFRKAYPTEFPYFTDMGMDKNIAKVEKLDDHTVKFTLAQVDAAFIQNMAMHFASIQSAEYADQLLKQGKPADINQKPIGTGPFVFKSYQKDSNIRFTGNKSYWNPEEVKIDNLIFAISTDASVRMQKLKKNECQVTLFPRPADIKPLQEDKKLQMPDQAGFNLGYIAYNVMDKIKGSNEANPLSQLKVRQALDMAVNKQQIIESVYQGAGQLAVNAMPPTQWSYDDTIKDAAYDPEKAKQLLKEAGIKEGTEITLWAMPVQRPYNPNAKLMAEMLQSDWAKIGIKAKIVSYEWGEYIKRSKGGEQGAMLIGWSGDNGDPDNWLGTLYGCDAMDGNNFSKWCYKPYDDLIKQAKATSDQAKRTELYKQAQHILKEQVPITPIAHSTVYQPMSAKVKDFKISPFGLNSFYGVSVDK, via the coding sequence ATGCTCAAACACGCAGTCATTCCGTTCCTGGTAGGTGCAGGCTTGCTAGCCGGCGCTCCCTCCGCCCTCGCCGCATCCAACCTGGTGTTCTGCTCCGAAGGCAGCCCGGCCGGGTTCGACCCGGGGCAATACACTACCGGAACCGACTTTGACGCCTCCGCCGAGACCATCTTCAACCGCCTGACGCAATTCGAACGCGGCGGCACCAAGGTCATTCCGGGCTTGGCCACCAGCTGGGACGTCTCCGATGACGGCAAGACCTACACCTTCCACCTGCGTGAAGGCGTCAAGTTCCATACCACCGATTACTTCAAGCCGACCCGCGACTTCAACGCCGACGACGTGCTGTTCACCTTCAACCGCATGCTCGACAAGGACCAGCCCTTCCGCAAGGCCTACCCCACCGAGTTCCCGTACTTCACCGACATGGGCATGGACAAGAACATCGCCAAGGTGGAAAAACTCGACGACCACACGGTGAAGTTCACCCTCGCCCAGGTCGACGCCGCGTTCATCCAGAACATGGCCATGCACTTCGCCTCGATCCAGTCAGCCGAATACGCCGACCAGTTGCTCAAGCAGGGCAAGCCCGCCGACATCAACCAGAAGCCCATCGGCACCGGGCCGTTCGTGTTCAAGAGCTACCAGAAAGACTCGAACATTCGCTTCACTGGCAACAAGAGCTACTGGAATCCTGAAGAAGTGAAGATCGACAACCTGATCTTCGCCATCAGCACCGACGCCTCGGTGCGCATGCAGAAACTCAAGAAGAACGAGTGCCAGGTGACGCTGTTCCCGCGTCCGGCCGATATCAAGCCGCTGCAGGAAGACAAGAAGCTGCAGATGCCCGACCAGGCCGGCTTCAACCTCGGCTATATCGCCTACAACGTGATGGACAAGATCAAGGGCAGCAACGAAGCGAATCCCCTGTCCCAACTCAAGGTCCGCCAAGCCCTGGACATGGCGGTCAACAAGCAGCAGATCATCGAATCGGTGTATCAGGGTGCCGGCCAGCTGGCGGTCAACGCCATGCCGCCGACCCAATGGTCCTATGACGACACCATCAAGGACGCCGCGTACGACCCAGAGAAGGCCAAGCAACTGCTCAAGGAAGCCGGCATCAAGGAGGGTACCGAGATCACCCTGTGGGCCATGCCGGTGCAGCGCCCCTACAACCCCAACGCCAAGCTGATGGCCGAGATGCTCCAGTCCGACTGGGCCAAGATCGGCATCAAGGCCAAGATCGTCAGCTACGAATGGGGCGAGTACATCAAGCGTTCCAAGGGCGGCGAGCAGGGCGCCATGCTGATTGGCTGGAGCGGCGACAATGGTGACCCGGACAACTGGCTGGGCACGCTCTATGGCTGCGATGCCATGGACGGCAACAACTTCTCCAAGTGGTGCTACAAGCCCTACGACGACCTGATCAAGCAAGCCAAGGCGACCTCGGACCAGGCCAAGCGCACCGAGCTGTACAAGCAGGCGCAACATATCCTCAAGGAGCAGGTGCCGATCACCCCGATCGCCCACTCCACCGTGTATCAGCCCATGAGCGCGAAAGTGAAGGACTTCAAGATCAGCCCCTTCGGCCTGAACTCCTTCTACGGGGTCAGCGTGGACAAGTAA
- a CDS encoding SIMPL domain-containing protein (The SIMPL domain is named for its presence in mouse protein SIMPL (signalling molecule that associates with mouse pelle-like kinase). Bacterial member BP26, from Brucella, was shown to assemble into a channel-like structure, while YggE from E. coli has been associated with resistance to oxidative stress.), producing MHITRRGAAAVALSCGMLASLPTLAADEPRYNQVSLRAEVSKEVARDLMVVTLYSEAQNTDPGKLAKEITETMNKAVQQARQVKDVKISQGSRNSYPIYDTKGQKITGWRERAELRLESADFPALSKLTGDLLQDLKMGGMDFSIAPATRKSNEDELLKDAVAAFKARAQLATDALGGKGYKVVSLNLNSSGYPRPYLRNAPMAMMAKGAADESAPAPDIEAGTSEVSMSADGLIEVQVP from the coding sequence ATGCACATTACCCGTCGCGGCGCCGCCGCCGTTGCCCTGTCCTGCGGCATGCTCGCCAGCCTGCCGACCCTGGCGGCCGACGAGCCACGCTACAACCAGGTGTCGCTGCGTGCCGAAGTCAGCAAGGAAGTGGCGCGTGACCTGATGGTCGTGACGCTGTACAGCGAAGCGCAGAACACCGACCCGGGCAAGTTGGCCAAGGAGATCACCGAAACCATGAACAAGGCCGTGCAGCAGGCCCGCCAGGTCAAGGACGTGAAGATCAGCCAGGGCAGCCGCAACAGCTACCCGATCTACGACACCAAGGGCCAGAAGATCACCGGCTGGCGCGAACGCGCCGAACTGCGCCTGGAAAGCGCCGACTTCCCGGCCCTGTCCAAGCTCACCGGTGACCTGCTGCAAGACCTGAAGATGGGCGGCATGGACTTCTCCATTGCCCCGGCCACACGCAAGTCCAATGAAGACGAGTTGCTCAAGGATGCCGTCGCCGCCTTCAAGGCGCGTGCCCAACTGGCCACCGATGCCCTGGGCGGCAAAGGCTACAAGGTGGTCAGCCTGAACCTCAACAGCAGCGGTTACCCGCGCCCTTACCTGCGTAACGCGCCAATGGCGATGATGGCCAAGGGCGCCGCCGATGAATCCGCGCCGGCGCCGGATATCGAAGCCGGAACCAGCGAAGTGAGCATGAGTGCCGATGGCCTGATCGAAGTCCAGGTGCCCTGA